In Hymenobacter sublimis, a single genomic region encodes these proteins:
- a CDS encoding RNA polymerase sigma factor, whose amino-acid sequence MAHINAHQPLLLRICRMYCPDADDRQDLYQEMVLQLWRAYPRYEARASFSTWLYRIALNIAISDLRQRTRQPTSQRLGSMLPEVAAPPDLGPDADDLGLLHRAIARLSDVEKAFVLLYLEERTYEEMADILGITQNNVRVKMHRIQEKLRHLLTQLA is encoded by the coding sequence GTGGCTCACATCAATGCCCATCAGCCCCTGCTGCTGCGCATCTGCCGGATGTACTGCCCCGATGCCGACGACCGGCAGGATCTGTACCAGGAAATGGTGCTGCAGTTGTGGCGGGCCTACCCTCGCTACGAGGCCCGGGCCTCGTTTAGCACTTGGCTCTACCGCATTGCCCTGAACATAGCCATTTCGGACCTGCGCCAGCGCACCCGTCAGCCCACGTCCCAGCGTCTTGGCTCCATGCTGCCCGAGGTAGCTGCGCCGCCGGACCTGGGCCCCGATGCCGACGACCTGGGGTTGCTGCACCGGGCCATTGCGCGGCTTTCAGACGTGGAAAAGGCCTTTGTGCTGCTGTATCTGGAAGAGCGCACCTACGAGGAAATGGCCGACATCCTCGGCATCACCCAAAACAATGTGCGGGTCAAGATGCACCGCATCCAGGAGAAGCTTCGCCACCTGCTAACCCAGCTTGCCTAA
- a CDS encoding ABC transporter permease gives MDKIWLIIQREYLTRVRKKSFLIMSLLAPLLLAGSLVGIAKFSGSSETQVVAVRDDSAQQMLQHLTATEEVRFVPATGTNLAAATAAFKKAKPKQDALLYFPPSFTLDNSTGIQLLANGNVSLNRQSKIRKAVEKAVGELKLSRSGLNQTTIDNLKAKVELDAVDLTQQGGRKNNVGTTTAAAYFLSILVYMFIFIYGVQVMRGVGEEKSSRIMEVMISSVKPFQLMMGKILGIAAVVLTQFALWMVLSWGLTTLAAPLLMKSNVKSPPAAAVTGMQQATTYDKAPAAATATSDDAATVAPAATASPWGFLSGLPVGTIIGGFLFFFLGGYLLYSALFASIGAAVDDQTDSQQFMFPITIPLILSYIVSINVIINGDPNGPLAFWLSMIPLTSPIAMVMRLPFGVPMWQLLLSGALLVAGFVLTTWVAARIYRVGILMYGKKVTYGELSKWMFYKG, from the coding sequence ATGGATAAAATCTGGCTTATCATTCAGCGCGAATACCTAACCCGGGTGCGCAAGAAAAGCTTCCTCATCATGTCGTTGCTGGCGCCGCTGCTGCTGGCGGGCAGCCTGGTGGGCATCGCCAAATTCTCGGGCTCCTCAGAAACGCAGGTGGTAGCCGTACGCGACGACAGTGCCCAGCAGATGCTCCAGCACCTGACGGCCACGGAGGAAGTGCGCTTTGTGCCGGCCACTGGTACTAACCTGGCGGCCGCTACGGCAGCTTTCAAAAAAGCTAAGCCCAAGCAAGACGCCCTGCTGTACTTCCCACCGAGCTTTACGCTGGACAATAGCACGGGCATTCAGCTGCTGGCCAATGGCAACGTGAGCCTGAATCGGCAGAGCAAAATCCGGAAAGCCGTGGAAAAGGCCGTGGGTGAGCTGAAACTGAGCCGCTCCGGCCTCAACCAAACCACCATCGACAACCTTAAGGCCAAGGTGGAACTGGACGCCGTGGACCTGACCCAGCAGGGCGGGCGCAAAAACAACGTGGGCACTACCACCGCCGCCGCCTACTTCCTTTCCATTCTGGTGTACATGTTCATTTTCATCTATGGCGTGCAGGTGATGCGCGGGGTAGGGGAGGAGAAGTCGAGCCGCATTATGGAGGTAATGATTTCCTCGGTGAAGCCCTTCCAGCTGATGATGGGTAAGATTCTGGGTATTGCTGCCGTGGTGCTCACGCAGTTTGCCCTCTGGATGGTGCTGTCCTGGGGCCTAACTACCCTGGCGGCTCCCTTGCTGATGAAGTCCAATGTGAAGTCGCCGCCCGCAGCGGCCGTAACAGGCATGCAGCAGGCCACTACCTACGACAAGGCTCCGGCCGCCGCTACGGCCACCTCAGATGATGCCGCCACTGTAGCCCCCGCGGCTACCGCCAGCCCCTGGGGCTTTCTGAGCGGCCTGCCCGTGGGCACTATTATTGGCGGCTTCCTCTTCTTTTTCCTGGGCGGCTACTTGCTGTATTCGGCGCTGTTTGCCTCCATCGGGGCCGCCGTCGATGACCAGACCGATTCCCAGCAGTTCATGTTCCCGATTACAATTCCGTTGATTCTGAGCTACATCGTAAGCATCAATGTCATCATCAACGGGGACCCGAACGGCCCGCTTGCCTTCTGGCTGTCCATGATTCCGCTGACCTCGCCCATTGCCATGGTCATGCGCCTGCCCTTTGGCGTTCCGATGTGGCAGCTGCTGCTTTCCGGGGCGCTGCTAGTAGCCGGCTTCGTACTCACCACGTGGGTGGCAGCCCGCATTTACCGCGTCGGCATTCTGATGTACGGCAAGAAAGTAACCTACGGAGAGCTGTCGAAGTGGATGTTCTATAAAGGGTAG
- a CDS encoding ABC transporter ATP-binding protein — MQPILQALNVRKAYAQHVALDGVSLDIPERSIFGLLGPNGAGKTSLIRIITQITAADEGEIRFRGERLKPAHIAEIGYLPEERGLYKKMKVGEQLLYLARLRGMSRADATERIKAWLTRFDIKPWAEKNVEDLSKGMQQKVQFIATVLHEPSLIILDEPFSGFDPINANLIKDEILDLRERGATIIFSTHRMESVEEMCDSIALINRSHKVLDGPVGAIKDQFKTQTYEVEGKGRLMVMHPDFEVLEHKERENGHFYDRIRLHAGTTPNDLLRYLISNVEVHAFRELIPSINDIFIRRVRETMPESLVEPVSA, encoded by the coding sequence GTGCAACCTATTCTTCAAGCCCTGAACGTGCGCAAAGCCTACGCCCAGCACGTTGCCCTCGACGGTGTCAGCCTCGATATTCCGGAGCGCAGCATCTTCGGCCTGCTCGGCCCTAACGGAGCCGGCAAAACGTCGCTTATCCGCATTATTACTCAGATAACGGCCGCTGACGAAGGCGAAATTCGGTTCCGGGGTGAGCGGCTCAAGCCCGCCCACATTGCCGAAATTGGCTACCTGCCCGAGGAGCGCGGCTTGTACAAGAAAATGAAGGTAGGCGAGCAACTGCTCTACCTGGCCCGCCTACGTGGCATGAGCCGAGCCGACGCCACGGAGCGCATCAAGGCTTGGCTGACGCGCTTCGACATCAAGCCCTGGGCCGAGAAAAACGTGGAGGACCTCTCCAAGGGCATGCAGCAGAAAGTGCAGTTTATTGCTACCGTGCTGCACGAACCCAGCCTGATTATTCTGGATGAGCCATTTTCGGGCTTCGACCCCATCAATGCCAACCTCATCAAAGACGAAATTCTGGACTTGCGGGAGCGGGGCGCTACCATCATCTTCTCAACGCACCGCATGGAGTCGGTGGAGGAGATGTGCGACAGTATTGCCCTGATTAACCGCAGCCACAAAGTGCTCGACGGACCCGTGGGTGCCATCAAAGACCAGTTCAAAACCCAGACCTACGAGGTAGAAGGCAAGGGCCGCCTGATGGTAATGCACCCCGATTTTGAGGTGCTAGAGCACAAGGAGCGCGAAAACGGCCACTTCTACGACCGAATTCGGCTGCACGCGGGCACCACGCCCAACGATTTGCTGCGCTACCTGATCAGCAACGTGGAGGTACACGCCTTCCGGGAGCTGATTCCGAGCATCAACGACATCTTCATCCGGCGGGTGCGCGAAACCATGCCCGAAAGCCTAGTGGAACCAGTTTCTGCTTAG